The Verrucomicrobiota bacterium genome segment GAATCTTGTTCTGCTCGTCCACGCCATAGACGCCGAAGAGGCAGAAGGAGAGGCACTGCATGCAGTTGGTGCAGCGGTCGTAGTCAATGACCGGGAACCACGGCTTCCACTCGCCGTGGCGCGCGGCGCCCGTCTCGGCGCGCGTGGTCTCGGCCAGCTCGGCTATGCGGCCGGTGTCGAGGCCGGTGATGTCGTGGAAGCGCACGGAGTCGCCGCCGGAAACGCCCTCGGCGTCGAGCCTGCCGCCGCCGGCGAATTTGCCGAGCACGAGCAACGAGCCGCGCTCATGCGGCGCGACGCGTCCGCTCCCGCTCTGCGGGACGCGAGTGACGGCGAAGCCTTTCTCCAGCAGCGCGGTCAGCGCAGAGAGGCGGTCGGTGCTGTCGAGCGGTCGGGCATCGGCGCCTTCGTAGAGGACGACGCGGAGGGTGGATTCTGCGGTCAGGCTCATAATCGGAACCTCTTGAGTTCAATTCAGCGGCAGAAACTTCATGCACACCGGTGCGCCGACTTCGAGTTTTGTTCCGGTGGCCGTGAGTTTTCCCGTCGCGGTGTCCACGCGGAAGAGCGCGATGTTGTCGGAGCCCTGCCCTTCCGTGAACAACCACCTTCCCGTGGGGTCGAGGTTGAAGTTGCGCGGTGTTTTCACTTCTGCGGGCGCGTTCTGCACGAGGGTGAGGCGCCCGTCAGGTGCGATGGCAAAGACTGCGATGGTGTCGTGGCCACGGTTGGAGCCGTAAAGAAACCTGCCGCCCGGATGCGCCACAACTTCCGCCGTGCTCCAACCGGCCTTGGGGCCGGGGCCGTCCGCTGCGGGCAGCGTGGACAGGGTTTGCAATTCCCGCAACGCCCCGGTCGCGGCGTCAAAGCTGAAGGCCGTCATCGTGAGCGTGATCTCATTGATGACGTAGGCGAACTTGCCGTTCGGGTGAAACGTGAAGTGTCGGGGCCCGCTGCCGGGCGGGACGGTCACGAACGGGGGATCGTTCGCGGTCAACGTCCCCTTGGCCGGGTCGAGTTTGTAGATGAGGATCTTGTCGAGGCCGAGGTCCGCGACGAAGGCGAAGCGATTGTCGGGAGACAAGTTCACGGAGTGCGCATTGGGCTGGCTCTGGCGTTTCGTCACGCTCTTGCCCGCGTGCTGCACGAAGCCCGTGTGCTCGCCGACAGAGCCGTCGGGCCGGATCGGCAACGCGACGACACTGCCGCCGCCGTAGTTCGCGGCGAGCGCGACCCGCCCGCTGCGATCCACCGAAATGTGGCACGGCCCTGCGCCGACGGACGACGCCTGACTGAGCAGCTTGAGCTTGCCATCAGCTTGGATGGCAAACGCGCTCACGCCGCCACCCTTCTTGCCGTTCACGTCCGCGACTTCGCCGACGGCGTAAAGGCTGCGCCCGTTCGGGTGAATCGCGAGGAAAGAAGGGTTGGTCGCCTCGCCCGCGAGTTCCGGCTTGCCGACTTCGCCGGTGGCGGCGTTGAACGTGAACGTGTAAATCCCCTGGCTCTTCTTGGCGGTGTAAGTGCCGACGTAGGCCCGGAACTTCGTCGGCGTCGCGCCGGATCTGGTATCGGAGACGGTGCCGCACGAGCAAACCCATGCGACGGAGACGGAACAAAGCAGAACCTTGAGGATGAGGCGGTGGCGTTTCATGCGTGGAGCTAAGCAGACCCGGGGTGTCGAGTTCAAGCGAACCCTTCGCGTCGCCGGGGACGATGGGTTTTTCCTTTGTTTGCGGTGAAAATGCGGGTAGAAATTCGGCCGCCCGGCGCGTGTCGGGCTTTGTCATTCCTATGAGCCGATACCTCGACATGGTGGACCAGCCCGCCCACCTCAAGAAACTCAAGCTCGACCAGCTTCAGCAACTCGCCGGCGAGGTGCGCGAGGAACTCATCACCAAGCTCGCCAAGGGCGGCGGCCATCTCGGCCCCAACCTCGGCGTCGTCGAACTGACCATCGCCATGCACATGGTCTTCGACACGCCGCGCGACAAGTTCGTGTGGGATGTCAGCCACCAGTCCTACGTCCACAAACTCTTTACCGGCCGCAAGGCGCGCTTCGGCACCATCCGCCAGACGGACGGCCTCAATGGCTTCTCGCTGCGGACTGAAAGCGAGCACGACTGCTACGGCGCCGGGCACGCGGGCACCGCGCTCTCGGCCGCGCTTGGCATGTGCGCGGCGCGAGACCAGCGCAAGAGCAGTGAGAATGTGGTGTGCGTCTTCGGCGATGCCGCGCTCACCAACGGCATCAGCTACGAGGCGCTGAACAACATCGCGCACACCACGCGCAAGTTCATTGGCATCCTCAACGACAACGAGTGGAGCATCGCGAAAAACGTCGGCGCCATCGCCGGTTACCTCAACCAGATCATCACGCACCCGCGCTACAACCGGCTCCGCAAGGAATTCGAGGCCCTCCTGAGGCGCCTCCCCGCCGGCGAGATCACTTCCAAGCTCGGCATCAAGGCCGAGGAAGCGATCAAGGCCGTGGCCGCGGAGGTTTCACTCAAGCACAAGCCCGCCAGCCCCGATGCCGATGGCCGCGGTGGTTCCGGAAGCAGCCTCATCTTCGAGGAAATGGGCCTGCGCTACCTCGGCCCCATCGA includes the following:
- a CDS encoding lactonase family protein, with protein sequence MKRHRLILKVLLCSVSVAWVCSCGTVSDTRSGATPTKFRAYVGTYTAKKSQGIYTFTFNAATGEVGKPELAGEATNPSFLAIHPNGRSLYAVGEVADVNGKKGGGVSAFAIQADGKLKLLSQASSVGAGPCHISVDRSGRVALAANYGGGSVVALPIRPDGSVGEHTGFVQHAGKSVTKRQSQPNAHSVNLSPDNRFAFVADLGLDKILIYKLDPAKGTLTANDPPFVTVPPGSGPRHFTFHPNGKFAYVINEITLTMTAFSFDAATGALRELQTLSTLPAADGPGPKAGWSTAEVVAHPGGRFLYGSNRGHDTIAVFAIAPDGRLTLVQNAPAEVKTPRNFNLDPTGRWLFTEGQGSDNIALFRVDTATGKLTATGTKLEVGAPVCMKFLPLN